One genomic segment of Catalinimonas alkaloidigena includes these proteins:
- a CDS encoding translocation protein TolB: MNRFTYIPLIFLLVATTFSGHAQINTSQFGQNRVQYKNFNWRFYSSDNFDIYFYDGGQDNALIAAKFIEKEFERITDIIGYAPYSKTKIFLYNSNMDLLQSNVGVGGNKYNVGGQTDFIKSQVEIAYPGTMIAFKDELVKQISEMLISDMMFGGSLTDMFQSAYLLSLPEWFIQGAARYIAEGWSIEMDDFMREQFRENNSLKLGKLSGEDAALAGQSVWNYIAARYGRSSISNILNLTRIIRNEESSIVNTLGIPYKLFMRQWASYYAEMATQVNESYDYPEAEQKLRNKNRKNLAYNHVAFSPDGTYLAYSENYKGKYKVKVLNLKNNKTKTVHASGYKVINQDYDTEVPLLSWSNTQTLGIVGYEKGRNYMWLYNVAAKSKRRITLNRFNQVKSLDFNSNGRLAIMSADLNGQNDLYLYNPNRNTFRRITNDIYDDIYPRFIPESDKIVFSSNRPEDSLYYVNQSARDIQLNNEIDDNFNIFIYEGDETDSLLNRVTNTVSKDINPIPLDENTIYYLSDQRGIYNIYKYNLTDSLFNQVTNYALSVQDFDINFSEEALSFIMLSEEDDYVYMDKSFDLNQNIFTPKTQRQEAIQARAISQRLTDNKRKLREQGVADSSAVIAPSDRVSQLDSLIIDVPDSLLSDSIIGTVTLPMQDSIPLDSNMVNTEDYTFDAGEAEGIIDTDNYVFDTPERSDDGDISTDNFRFESDEESGIGNSFLARYRKLQKETRINGPFPYETRFSADNIVTSLTVDPLRRFGFNIQVQMNDMLENHRFYGGLVQYTDLQSGNIYAEYEYLKNRVDFRARYERNGYLFNSGDRDIQKYTTNMFRAGASLPFNNTTRFELNPFYTNTYFIDLSQVSANIESTFHYGGINLGLVFDNTLVTGLKNFEGTRAKIFFTHYQGLNDPDKTFSNIEVDVRHYQKLYRDITLATRVFYGNFFGNNAQKYLLGGMSNWLFFDTESQEEDDPLAIERNVDNSNIVFTQFTDLRGFNYNKFNGTDVLTFTAELRLPIIRFFHRGPIASNFFRNLEFVGFYDIGSSWTGTSPFSEKNSLNTEVIEDGGPFRAEISNFKNPWLMSYGAGVRTVLLGYYLKFDMAYPIEDGIVGDKPKFYLTLGYDF; this comes from the coding sequence ATGAACAGATTTACCTATATTCCTCTGATTTTCCTGTTGGTAGCCACCACATTTAGTGGTCACGCACAAATCAATACTTCTCAGTTTGGTCAAAACAGGGTGCAATACAAAAATTTCAACTGGCGCTTTTATAGCTCTGATAATTTTGATATCTACTTCTATGATGGAGGGCAGGATAATGCGCTCATCGCTGCGAAGTTCATAGAAAAAGAGTTTGAACGCATTACGGATATCATAGGCTATGCCCCTTATTCCAAGACCAAAATCTTTCTGTATAACTCCAACATGGACTTACTGCAAAGTAATGTAGGGGTAGGTGGCAACAAATATAATGTGGGTGGGCAGACGGATTTTATCAAATCACAGGTGGAGATTGCCTATCCGGGTACCATGATTGCCTTCAAAGATGAGCTGGTGAAGCAGATTTCAGAAATGCTCATCAGCGATATGATGTTTGGAGGTAGCCTCACTGACATGTTTCAGAGTGCTTATCTACTCAGTTTACCAGAGTGGTTTATTCAGGGTGCTGCACGCTACATCGCCGAAGGCTGGAGTATAGAAATGGATGATTTTATGCGGGAGCAGTTCAGGGAAAACAATAGCCTCAAACTTGGAAAGCTTTCCGGGGAAGACGCGGCGCTTGCCGGTCAGTCCGTTTGGAATTATATAGCCGCACGCTACGGTAGAAGCAGTATTTCAAATATCCTAAACCTTACCCGTATTATCCGTAATGAAGAAAGCAGCATAGTCAACACACTTGGTATTCCTTACAAATTATTTATGCGCCAGTGGGCGTCTTACTATGCTGAAATGGCTACCCAGGTCAATGAGTCCTATGATTATCCTGAAGCTGAACAGAAATTAAGGAATAAAAACCGTAAGAACCTGGCCTATAATCATGTGGCATTCAGCCCCGATGGCACCTACCTCGCCTATTCAGAAAACTACAAGGGCAAATACAAGGTAAAAGTGCTTAACCTGAAAAACAACAAAACTAAAACCGTTCACGCTTCAGGTTATAAGGTAATCAATCAGGATTATGATACCGAAGTACCGTTGTTAAGCTGGAGTAATACTCAAACTTTAGGAATCGTAGGCTACGAGAAAGGTAGAAATTACATGTGGCTGTATAATGTAGCAGCCAAAAGCAAAAGGAGGATAACGCTCAATCGCTTTAATCAGGTCAAATCCTTGGATTTTAACTCCAATGGAAGACTTGCTATTATGAGTGCTGACCTCAATGGTCAAAACGATCTCTATTTGTACAATCCCAACCGTAATACTTTTAGAAGGATCACTAACGATATCTATGATGATATCTACCCCCGATTCATTCCGGAAAGTGATAAGATCGTTTTTAGTAGTAATCGCCCTGAAGACTCTCTTTATTATGTAAATCAATCAGCAAGAGATATACAACTTAATAATGAGATAGATGATAATTTCAATATTTTCATTTATGAAGGGGATGAAACTGATTCACTCTTAAACAGGGTAACCAATACGGTCAGCAAAGATATAAATCCCATACCTTTGGATGAAAACACGATTTACTACTTAAGTGATCAAAGGGGTATTTATAATATTTACAAATACAACTTAACGGATAGTCTTTTTAATCAGGTGACTAATTATGCCCTGAGTGTGCAGGATTTTGATATCAACTTTTCTGAGGAAGCTTTATCATTCATCATGTTGTCTGAGGAGGATGATTATGTGTATATGGATAAAAGCTTTGATCTGAATCAAAATATCTTTACCCCTAAAACGCAAAGACAGGAAGCCATACAGGCCAGAGCAATTTCTCAAAGACTTACAGACAACAAAAGAAAACTCAGAGAGCAAGGTGTCGCAGACTCTTCTGCGGTAATTGCACCCAGCGATCGTGTGAGTCAACTGGATAGTCTGATCATAGATGTACCTGATTCATTGTTAAGTGACAGCATAATAGGTACTGTAACCCTTCCCATGCAGGATAGCATCCCTCTTGATAGTAATATGGTCAATACCGAAGACTATACCTTTGATGCGGGAGAAGCGGAAGGCATCATTGATACTGACAATTATGTATTTGATACTCCCGAACGTAGTGATGACGGTGATATATCTACTGATAATTTCCGCTTTGAAAGTGATGAGGAGTCCGGTATAGGAAATTCTTTCTTAGCACGCTATCGCAAGCTGCAAAAAGAAACACGTATCAATGGTCCATTTCCTTATGAAACGAGATTCAGTGCGGACAATATAGTAACCTCATTGACGGTTGACCCTCTCAGAAGGTTTGGTTTTAACATTCAGGTGCAGATGAATGACATGCTGGAAAATCATCGTTTTTACGGGGGCTTGGTACAATACACAGATCTGCAGAGTGGAAATATCTATGCAGAATATGAATACCTTAAAAACAGGGTTGACTTCAGAGCCAGGTATGAGCGAAATGGTTACCTCTTCAATTCCGGTGATCGGGATATCCAAAAATATACAACAAATATGTTCAGGGCTGGTGCTTCTCTCCCTTTTAACAACACTACCAGATTTGAGCTGAATCCATTCTACACCAATACTTATTTTATTGACCTCTCTCAGGTGAGTGCCAATATTGAAAGTACTTTTCATTATGGTGGTATCAATCTGGGACTTGTGTTTGATAATACTCTGGTTACCGGGCTCAAAAACTTTGAAGGAACCAGGGCTAAAATATTTTTTACGCACTATCAGGGACTCAACGATCCTGACAAAACATTCAGCAATATTGAAGTGGATGTAAGGCATTATCAAAAACTTTATCGTGATATTACACTTGCTACGAGGGTCTTCTACGGTAACTTTTTTGGTAACAATGCTCAGAAATATCTTCTGGGTGGTATGAGCAACTGGCTTTTCTTTGATACTGAAAGTCAGGAAGAAGATGACCCCCTGGCAATAGAAAGAAATGTGGACAATAGTAATATCGTATTTACTCAGTTCACTGATCTTAGAGGATTTAATTATAATAAGTTTAATGGAACCGATGTACTCACATTTACTGCTGAGTTAAGGTTGCCCATTATCAGGTTCTTTCACAGAGGCCCGATCGCTTCCAACTTTTTCCGCAACCTCGAATTTGTCGGCTTTTATGATATTGGCTCATCGTGGACCGGTACCAGTCCCTTTAGCGAGAAAAACAGTTTAAATACCGAAGTCATTGAAGATGGAGGACCATTCCGGGCAGAAATCAGCAATTTCAAGAACCCCTGGCTCATGAGCTATGGCGCAGGAGTGAGGACCGTACTTCTTGGCTATTACTTAAAGTTTGATATGGCATATCCGATAGAAGATGGAATTGTAGGTGACAAACCTAAGTTTTATCTCACATTAGGGTATGATTTTTGA
- a CDS encoding porin family protein codes for MKRILLITAALSIFAFSSSYAQLFTMGPKIGISSSKISVDDAEAIASGDAAVGFHAGAFARISILGFYVQPEALFTSAKGNIVIDDDNLENNAESIQELTYNKLDVPVMLGFKIGPLIRLNAGPTFSFILGDDIRNDAGAAIDQVEQDYNSANVGYQVGVGLDISKIIIDLKYENNLSALGESVTFAGETFPTDMRNRLFQLSLGYKLF; via the coding sequence ATGAAACGTATTCTTTTAATCACTGCAGCATTAAGCATATTTGCTTTTTCCAGCAGCTACGCACAGTTATTTACCATGGGACCTAAAATAGGTATCAGCAGTTCAAAAATAAGTGTAGACGATGCAGAAGCTATTGCCTCAGGCGATGCTGCTGTGGGTTTCCACGCTGGTGCTTTTGCTCGTATCTCTATTCTGGGTTTCTATGTGCAGCCTGAAGCACTTTTTACATCCGCCAAGGGTAATATTGTTATTGACGATGATAACCTGGAAAATAATGCTGAATCTATTCAGGAATTAACTTATAATAAACTTGATGTGCCTGTGATGTTAGGTTTCAAAATTGGGCCATTGATAAGGCTAAACGCAGGCCCTACATTCAGTTTTATTCTCGGGGATGATATCAGAAACGATGCCGGAGCCGCTATTGACCAGGTGGAGCAGGACTACAACAGCGCCAATGTTGGCTATCAAGTGGGTGTCGGCTTAGACATTTCTAAAATTATTATTGACCTGAAGTATGAAAATAATTTAAGCGCATTAGGTGAAAGTGTTACTTTTGCAGGAGAAACTTTTCCTACTGACATGAGAAACCGACTGTTTCAGCTTTCTCTTGGATACAAACTGTTCTAA
- a CDS encoding MFS transporter, translating to MSDTKSIYNLQFGLLCLSSFLFFSSFNMIIPELPAYLESLGGGEYKGLIISLFTLTAGLSRPFSGKLADKIGRIPVMIFGAVVCFVCGFIYPLASSVFLFLLLRFFHGFSTGFKPTGTSAYVADVVSASRRGEAMGILGLCGSLGMAGGPAIGSLLANHFSLDMMFYASSVSAILSIIILAGMKETLEDRQPFQISFLKLKRDELFEPRVIAPCVVLLLTAFSFGVILTITPDFSDELGIQNRGLFYTFFTIASVAVRFFAGKASDKFGRIQVLKVSTTVLFIGMLMLSLADSVEFFLTAAIVFGLAAGMNTPTIFAWTIDLSHEKHRGRGMATMYIALEIGIGLGALLSGWIYANDPGRFIFAYGLGAILSLFAFAYLFFVPRHRLATSA from the coding sequence ATGTCTGATACTAAATCTATTTACAACTTACAGTTTGGTTTGCTCTGCTTAAGTTCCTTTCTGTTTTTTTCCAGTTTTAATATGATCATCCCTGAGCTTCCGGCATATTTGGAGTCATTGGGTGGAGGAGAGTATAAAGGTTTGATCATTTCACTGTTTACACTTACCGCTGGTTTATCACGACCCTTCAGCGGTAAACTGGCTGATAAAATCGGGCGTATTCCTGTGATGATTTTTGGGGCAGTAGTATGCTTTGTCTGTGGATTTATTTACCCGCTTGCCTCAAGTGTCTTTCTTTTTTTGTTACTCAGATTTTTTCATGGGTTTTCCACGGGTTTTAAGCCAACCGGCACATCAGCCTATGTGGCAGATGTAGTGTCCGCAAGTAGGAGGGGGGAAGCAATGGGCATTCTTGGGCTTTGTGGTAGTTTGGGGATGGCTGGCGGTCCGGCAATAGGTAGTTTGCTTGCCAATCATTTTTCTTTGGATATGATGTTTTATGCTTCATCAGTGTCTGCCATTTTATCGATAATTATATTAGCAGGTATGAAGGAAACATTGGAAGACAGGCAGCCTTTTCAAATATCTTTTCTTAAGCTGAAGCGAGATGAACTTTTTGAGCCAAGAGTTATTGCTCCTTGTGTAGTATTACTGCTGACTGCTTTTTCATTTGGCGTTATCCTTACCATCACCCCGGACTTTAGTGATGAATTAGGGATTCAGAATCGGGGGCTTTTCTACACTTTTTTCACCATTGCTTCTGTGGCTGTAAGGTTTTTTGCCGGTAAGGCATCTGATAAGTTTGGAAGAATACAGGTGCTTAAAGTTTCTACTACCGTCCTCTTTATAGGCATGTTGATGCTAAGCCTTGCAGACAGTGTTGAGTTCTTTCTGACTGCTGCAATCGTATTCGGGTTAGCTGCCGGTATGAATACGCCTACCATTTTCGCCTGGACCATAGACCTGAGTCATGAAAAACACAGGGGTAGGGGCATGGCTACCATGTATATTGCGCTGGAAATAGGCATAGGGCTGGGAGCACTACTTAGCGGCTGGATTTACGCTAATGATCCCGGCAGGTTTATTTTTGCCTATGGGTTGGGAGCAATTTTATCCTTATTTGCCTTTGCCTATTTGTTTTTTGTGCCCAGGCACAGACTTGCCACATCGGCATAA
- a CDS encoding type 1 glutamine amidotransferase domain-containing protein: MNNIKDKNIAFLVANGFEEVELSKPIEALQEAGANIKIVSTEKDNVKAWDKTDWGKDYPVDVHIDNAQADDFDAIVLPGGQLNPDFLRVNEKAVNFVKAFAQQNKLIAAICHGPWTLIEADLVSGKRMTSYPSIQTDLKNAGAQWVDEEVVEDQGIITSRKPDDIPAFNKAIIEAFEQVTA; encoded by the coding sequence ATGAATAATATCAAAGATAAAAATATCGCATTTTTAGTAGCTAACGGCTTTGAAGAAGTAGAGCTAAGCAAGCCTATTGAAGCACTCCAGGAGGCAGGTGCAAACATTAAAATTGTATCGACTGAAAAAGATAATGTAAAAGCATGGGACAAAACAGACTGGGGAAAAGATTACCCAGTGGATGTACACATAGATAATGCTCAGGCTGATGACTTTGACGCGATTGTATTGCCTGGAGGACAGTTAAACCCTGACTTTCTGAGGGTAAACGAAAAAGCTGTTAATTTTGTAAAAGCTTTTGCTCAGCAAAACAAGTTGATTGCAGCCATCTGCCACGGACCCTGGACATTAATTGAGGCAGACCTGGTGAGTGGTAAGCGGATGACTTCTTACCCATCCATACAAACTGACCTGAAGAATGCAGGAGCCCAGTGGGTAGATGAAGAAGTGGTAGAAGATCAGGGCATCATCACCAGTAGAAAACCAGATGATATACCAGCCTTCAACAAAGCTATTATTGAGGCTTTTGAGCAGGTTACCGCATAA
- a CDS encoding RNA polymerase sigma factor, translating into MKKDKETFLRVLEQHKKIIFKVCNAYCYDPEDRKDLVQEVIVQLWRSFSKYDEQYKLSTWMYSIALNVAISFYRKESKISQRTFSLNDSFLLITETEDHADEENLKLLRQFINQLAPLNRALMILYLDEHSHEEIANILEISVSNVGTKINRIKQKLRKQFATLEK; encoded by the coding sequence ATGAAAAAAGATAAGGAAACTTTTCTCCGGGTACTGGAGCAGCACAAAAAAATCATCTTTAAGGTCTGCAATGCCTATTGCTATGATCCTGAAGATAGAAAAGACCTGGTTCAGGAAGTGATCGTGCAGCTTTGGCGAAGTTTCTCTAAGTACGATGAACAGTATAAGCTGTCAACCTGGATGTACAGTATAGCCCTGAATGTGGCAATATCATTTTATCGCAAGGAAAGTAAAATAAGTCAGCGTACTTTTTCCCTGAACGATAGTTTCTTACTAATCACGGAAACAGAAGACCATGCCGATGAAGAAAATCTGAAGTTATTGAGACAATTTATCAACCAGCTTGCCCCTCTGAACCGAGCGTTGATGATACTCTACCTGGATGAGCACAGTCATGAGGAGATTGCCAATATCCTGGAGATCTCAGTCTCTAATGTTGGTACCAAGATCAATAGGATCAAACAGAAATTAAGAAAACAATTTGCAACCCTAGAAAAATAG
- a CDS encoding alpha/beta hydrolase yields MLKCYLLSLLTLIPFLLLAQHGKVFDNLSMQSDILGSERKFALYLPPDYESSERSYPVLYLLHGGGDDQTGWVQFGEVLHIADKAINEGKATPMIIVMPDANSGQRGYFNSIQGDWRYEDFFFEEFMPYVESTYRIKGDKRYRAVAGLSMGGGGSFMYALHHPELFSSACPLSASTGPLTVEDVDRYAERMGAGNASKAQKQKYYETHSALALVESMPAEEIKSVRWYIDCGDDDFLYEGNSLIHIAMRKKEIPHEFRIRDGGHSWTYWREALPNVLSFVSDAFHQY; encoded by the coding sequence ATGCTTAAATGCTATTTATTATCTCTACTCACACTGATTCCCTTCCTGCTGCTGGCACAGCACGGAAAAGTTTTTGATAACCTCAGCATGCAGAGTGACATTCTGGGAAGTGAACGAAAGTTTGCTCTGTATCTGCCTCCAGATTATGAAAGTTCCGAACGCTCCTACCCTGTTCTTTACCTTCTACACGGTGGCGGGGACGACCAGACGGGATGGGTTCAGTTTGGGGAAGTACTTCACATTGCGGACAAAGCCATCAACGAAGGCAAAGCAACTCCGATGATCATCGTGATGCCGGATGCAAACAGCGGACAGAGAGGCTACTTCAATAGCATTCAGGGTGACTGGCGCTATGAAGATTTTTTCTTTGAAGAGTTCATGCCTTATGTGGAAAGTACATATCGCATTAAGGGTGACAAAAGGTACAGAGCAGTGGCTGGGCTTTCTATGGGCGGAGGGGGCTCTTTTATGTATGCGCTACACCATCCCGAGCTTTTTTCTTCTGCCTGTCCACTCAGTGCCAGTACCGGCCCCCTGACTGTGGAAGACGTAGACCGCTACGCCGAAAGAATGGGAGCTGGCAATGCGAGCAAGGCGCAAAAGCAGAAATATTATGAAACGCACAGTGCTTTGGCCTTGGTGGAGAGCATGCCTGCGGAAGAAATCAAATCTGTACGCTGGTACATTGACTGTGGTGATGATGATTTCCTTTATGAAGGTAATTCATTAATACATATCGCTATGCGCAAAAAAGAGATACCTCATGAATTCCGCATAAGGGATGGAGGGCATAGCTGGACCTATTGGCGAGAAGCTTTACCTAATGTACTCTCTTTCGTCTCGGATGCTTTTCATCAATATTAA
- a CDS encoding GNAT family N-acetyltransferase — MKEAVYVSSDVEKLDIPLIHRCLSQTPWARNRTLEEVNTCVANSLNFGIYKQNQQLGYARLLTDYVFMAYLLDVVIVPEHRGQGLALRLIKHILKDERLQNIRIWRLGTDDAHGLYKKVGFEAIAQPEKLMEIKVKA; from the coding sequence ATGAAAGAAGCAGTATATGTAAGCAGTGATGTTGAAAAACTGGATATCCCGCTTATTCATCGCTGTCTGAGCCAGACCCCCTGGGCCAGAAACAGAACACTGGAAGAAGTAAATACCTGTGTAGCCAATTCACTAAATTTTGGCATTTACAAACAGAACCAGCAGCTAGGCTATGCCCGCCTGTTAACAGATTATGTGTTTATGGCTTATCTGTTGGATGTAGTTATCGTACCGGAACACAGAGGCCAGGGCTTGGCTTTACGGCTCATAAAGCATATTCTTAAAGATGAAAGACTACAAAACATCAGGATCTGGCGGCTAGGCACTGATGATGCGCATGGCCTATATAAGAAGGTAGGGTTTGAAGCCATAGCACAACCCGAAAAACTGATGGAGATCAAAGTGAAAGCCTAG